One genomic region from Myxococcales bacterium encodes:
- the leuB gene encoding 3-isopropylmalate dehydrogenase: MDRIVVLPGDGIGPEVTRQAQRVLEVVCQRHDIKLVFEEALIGGASIDAKGTPLSDDVIERCRDSRAILLGAVGGPKWDDMSVDTRPEKGLLGIRKALGLFANLRPAQVFSALAQASSLRPEVVEGIDMLVVRELTGGIYFGEPRFIDRSGPVRRASNAMVYDENEIARICRVAFEAAGGRRKHLTHVHKANVLEVSQLWMEVVEEVAKDYPEIELAHQLVDSCAMLLVKEPRRFDVIVTGNLFGDILSDQAAMITGSLGMLPSASLAEGGLGLYEPVHGSAPDIAGQDLANPLAAILSGAMLLEHSFGAHEAAGEIRAAVDAVLDAGHRTRDIVLEGEDRPTIGCTEMGDRVLEQLGQA; the protein is encoded by the coding sequence ATGGATCGTATTGTTGTACTGCCCGGTGATGGGATCGGTCCCGAGGTCACACGGCAGGCACAGCGCGTGCTCGAAGTGGTTTGCCAACGGCACGACATCAAGCTCGTCTTCGAAGAAGCGCTGATCGGCGGAGCTTCGATCGACGCGAAGGGCACTCCTCTTTCAGATGATGTGATCGAGCGATGTCGAGACAGTAGAGCCATCCTGCTGGGTGCCGTCGGCGGCCCGAAGTGGGACGATATGTCTGTGGATACCCGGCCAGAGAAGGGACTCCTGGGCATTCGCAAGGCGTTGGGATTGTTTGCCAACCTGCGCCCCGCCCAGGTCTTCTCTGCCCTCGCCCAGGCTTCGAGTCTGCGACCCGAAGTGGTCGAAGGCATCGACATGCTCGTCGTGCGCGAATTGACCGGCGGCATCTACTTTGGAGAGCCGCGCTTCATCGATCGATCGGGGCCAGTGCGCCGGGCCAGCAACGCAATGGTGTACGACGAAAATGAAATCGCGCGAATTTGCCGGGTGGCCTTCGAAGCCGCCGGGGGGCGACGCAAACATCTGACCCACGTCCACAAGGCGAACGTGTTGGAAGTCTCGCAGTTGTGGATGGAAGTCGTTGAAGAAGTTGCGAAGGACTATCCCGAAATCGAACTCGCCCACCAGTTGGTGGATTCATGCGCGATGCTGTTGGTGAAGGAGCCGCGCCGTTTCGACGTCATCGTGACGGGGAATCTGTTTGGAGACATCCTCTCGGACCAGGCCGCCATGATCACCGGTTCATTGGGCATGCTTCCCTCGGCGAGCCTCGCTGAGGGAGGGCTCGGTCTGTATGAGCCCGTGCACGGCTCGGCCCCGGACATTGCCGGCCAAGATCTCGCCAACCCCCTCGCCGCAATCTTGAGCGGGGCCATGCTGCTCGAGCACTCTTTCGGCGCCCACGAAGCGGCCGGTGAAATTCGCGCTGCCGTCGACGCGGTGCTCGATGCCGGACACCGCACCCGGGACATCGTGCTCGAAGGCGAAGACCGACCGACCATTGGCTGCACTGAGATGGGCGACCGTGTCCTCGAACAATTGGGGCAGGCATGA
- the truA gene encoding tRNA pseudouridine(38-40) synthase TruA, protein MRDFRLVLEYDGSNFEGWQIQAGDCRTVQGCLLVAAEKISQAPARVQGSGRTDSGVHAEGQVVALSLDTSLDSGELLRALNGNLPRDVVVLSAEPASADFDPRRQAVSKLYRYAIWNGPLRSPLREGRWLHFPRALDLEAMRSAAQMLLGVHDFACFQAAGSEVEGTVRELFRIDILGVRGGEILIEVEGSGFLRHMVRNIAGTLLEVGRGRRAPGSMAALLESRDRGQAGPTAQALGLTLVWVRYADSPPGALGPGEVSPGKSAR, encoded by the coding sequence GTGCGCGATTTTCGCCTGGTTCTCGAATACGACGGTTCCAACTTTGAGGGATGGCAAATCCAGGCCGGTGATTGCCGGACCGTGCAAGGCTGTCTGCTGGTCGCCGCCGAGAAGATTTCGCAAGCCCCGGCTCGAGTCCAGGGTTCTGGGCGCACCGATTCTGGGGTTCACGCGGAAGGGCAGGTCGTAGCGCTCTCTCTCGACACGAGTCTCGACAGCGGAGAGCTGCTCCGCGCGCTCAACGGCAATCTACCTCGGGACGTGGTGGTGCTCTCGGCCGAGCCGGCTTCGGCTGACTTCGACCCCCGCAGACAGGCCGTCTCCAAGCTCTACCGCTATGCCATCTGGAACGGCCCACTGCGCTCCCCCTTGCGGGAAGGACGTTGGTTGCACTTCCCGCGGGCGCTCGATCTCGAGGCGATGCGCAGCGCTGCCCAGATGCTGTTGGGCGTGCACGATTTTGCCTGCTTCCAGGCGGCGGGTTCGGAGGTCGAAGGGACCGTGCGAGAGTTGTTTCGGATCGACATCCTAGGGGTTCGAGGGGGAGAGATTTTGATCGAAGTCGAGGGGTCGGGGTTCTTGCGCCACATGGTGCGGAACATCGCCGGGACACTTCTCGAAGTGGGTCGCGGGCGACGGGCGCCCGGTTCCATGGCTGCGTTGCTCGAGAGCCGCGACCGCGGACAAGCCGGTCCCACGGCGCAGGCTTTGGGCTTGACCCTGGTCTGGGTGCGGTATGCGGACTCGCCGCCCGGCGCATTGGGCCCCGGCGAGGTTTCCCCTGGAAAGTCAGCCCGTTAA